In a single window of the Natronosalvus caseinilyticus genome:
- a CDS encoding ubiquitin-like small modifier protein 1 has protein sequence MTTSTSTSLEWKLFADLAEHAGDREVTVAAEPGDTVGDALDALLEDRPALAERVLEDGELRSQINLLRNGADVRSQEEGLETELEAGDELALFPPVSGG, from the coding sequence ATGACCACGTCCACATCCACCTCTCTGGAATGGAAGCTGTTCGCGGACCTCGCCGAGCACGCGGGTGACCGCGAGGTGACCGTGGCCGCCGAACCCGGCGACACCGTCGGAGACGCCCTCGACGCCCTGCTCGAGGACCGACCGGCGCTGGCCGAGCGCGTCCTCGAGGACGGCGAGTTGCGTTCCCAGATCAACCTCCTTCGCAACGGTGCCGACGTCCGGTCACAGGAGGAGGGACTCGAGACGGAACTCGAGGCGGGGGACGAACTGGCGCTGTTTCCGCCGGTTAGCGGCGGCTGA